Proteins from one Cervus canadensis isolate Bull #8, Minnesota chromosome 25, ASM1932006v1, whole genome shotgun sequence genomic window:
- the LOC122427785 gene encoding 60S ribosomal protein L26-like, with protein sequence MKFNPFVTSDGSENRKRHFSAPSHIRRKIISSPLSKELRQKYNVRSMPIRKDDEVQGVRGHYKGQQTGKVAQVYRKKYGIYTERVQWEKADGTTVHVGIHPSKLVTTRLKLDKDRKKILERKAKSRQGGKEKGKYKEEQLRRCRNKVIFSTAFIKNC encoded by the coding sequence ATGAAGTTCAATCCCTTTGTGACTTCTGACGGAAGCGAGAATCGAAAAAGGCATTTCAGTGCGCCTTCCCACATTCGCAGGAAAATTATATCTTCTCCTCTTTCTAAAGAGCTAAGACAGAAGTACAATGTTCGATCCATGCCCATCCGAAAGGATGATGAAGTTCAGGGTGTACGAGGGCACTACAAGGGGCAGCAAACTGGCAAAGTAGCCCAGGTTTACAGGAAGAAATACGGCATCTACACTGAACGAGTGCAGTGGGAGAAGGCTGATGGCACAACTGTCCATGTGGGGATTCACCCCAGCAAGCTGGTTACCACCAGACTAAAACTGGACAAAGACCGCAAAAAGATCCTCGAACGTAAAGCCAAATCTCgccaaggaggaaaggaaaagggcaaATATAAGGAAGAACaattgagaagatgcaggaaTAAAGTAATCTTTTCTACAGCTTtcattaaaaactgttaa